One genomic segment of Macaca fascicularis isolate 582-1 chromosome 19, T2T-MFA8v1.1 includes these proteins:
- the BCL2L12 gene encoding bcl-2-like protein 12 isoform X1, with protein sequence MAGSEELGLREDTLRVLAAFLRRGEAAGSPVPTPLRSPAQEEPTDFLSRLRRCLPCSLGQGAAPPESPRPCSLPIRPCYGSEPGPATPDFYALVAQRLEQLVQEQLKSPPSPELQGPPPTEKEAILRRLVALLEEEAEVINQKLASDPVLRSKLVRLSSGSFARLVELFCSREDNSHPSRACPGPPPPSPEPLARLALAMELSRRVAGLGGTLAGLSVEHVHSFTPWIQAHGGWEGILAASPVDLNLPLD encoded by the exons ATGGCAGGCTCTGAAGAGCTGGGGCTCCGGGAAGACACGCTGAGGGTCCTAGCTGCCTTCCTTAGGCGTGGTGAGGCTGCCGGGTCTCCTGTTCCAACTCCACTCAG AAGCCCTGCCCAAGAAGAGCCAACAGACTTCCTGAGCCGCCTTCGAAGATGTCTTCCCTGCTCCCTGGGGCAAGGAGCAGCACCCCCGGAGTCCCCTCGGCCTTGCTCTCTGCCCATCCGCCCCTGCTATGGTTCAGAGCCTG GCCCAGCTACTCCAGACTTCTATGCCTTGGTGGCTCAGCGGCTGGAACAGCTGGTCCAAGAGCAACTGAAATCTCCACCTAGCCCAG AATTACAGGGTCCCCCACCCACAGAGAAGGAAGCCATACTGCGGAGGCTGGTGGCCctgctggaggaggaggcagaagtcATTAACCAGAAG CTGGCCTCGGACCCCGTCCTGCGCAGCAAGCTGGTGCGCCTGTCTTCCGGCTCTTTCGCCCGCCTGGTGGAGCTGTTTTGTAGCCGGGAGGACAACTCTCACCCAAGCCGAGCATGCCCCGGGCCGCCGCCTCCTTCCCCGGAGCCCCTGGCCCGCCTGGCCCTGGCCATGGAGCTGAGCCGGCGCGTGGCCGGGCTGGGGGGCACCCTGGCCGGACTCAGCGTGGAGCACGTGCACAGCTTCACGCCCTGGATCCAGGCCCACGGGGGCTGG GAGGGCATCCTGGCCGCCTCACCCGTGGACTTGAACTTACCATTGGACTGA
- the BCL2L12 gene encoding bcl-2-like protein 12 isoform X2, whose product MAGSEELGLREDTLRVLAAFLRRGEAAGSPVPTPLSPAQEEPTDFLSRLRRCLPCSLGQGAAPPESPRPCSLPIRPCYGSEPGPATPDFYALVAQRLEQLVQEQLKSPPSPELQGPPPTEKEAILRRLVALLEEEAEVINQKLASDPVLRSKLVRLSSGSFARLVELFCSREDNSHPSRACPGPPPPSPEPLARLALAMELSRRVAGLGGTLAGLSVEHVHSFTPWIQAHGGWEGILAASPVDLNLPLD is encoded by the exons ATGGCAGGCTCTGAAGAGCTGGGGCTCCGGGAAGACACGCTGAGGGTCCTAGCTGCCTTCCTTAGGCGTGGTGAGGCTGCCGGGTCTCCTGTTCCAACTCCACTCAG CCCTGCCCAAGAAGAGCCAACAGACTTCCTGAGCCGCCTTCGAAGATGTCTTCCCTGCTCCCTGGGGCAAGGAGCAGCACCCCCGGAGTCCCCTCGGCCTTGCTCTCTGCCCATCCGCCCCTGCTATGGTTCAGAGCCTG GCCCAGCTACTCCAGACTTCTATGCCTTGGTGGCTCAGCGGCTGGAACAGCTGGTCCAAGAGCAACTGAAATCTCCACCTAGCCCAG AATTACAGGGTCCCCCACCCACAGAGAAGGAAGCCATACTGCGGAGGCTGGTGGCCctgctggaggaggaggcagaagtcATTAACCAGAAG CTGGCCTCGGACCCCGTCCTGCGCAGCAAGCTGGTGCGCCTGTCTTCCGGCTCTTTCGCCCGCCTGGTGGAGCTGTTTTGTAGCCGGGAGGACAACTCTCACCCAAGCCGAGCATGCCCCGGGCCGCCGCCTCCTTCCCCGGAGCCCCTGGCCCGCCTGGCCCTGGCCATGGAGCTGAGCCGGCGCGTGGCCGGGCTGGGGGGCACCCTGGCCGGACTCAGCGTGGAGCACGTGCACAGCTTCACGCCCTGGATCCAGGCCCACGGGGGCTGG GAGGGCATCCTGGCCGCCTCACCCGTGGACTTGAACTTACCATTGGACTGA
- the BCL2L12 gene encoding bcl-2-like protein 12 isoform X3, with product MAGSEELGLREDTLRVLAAFLRRGEAAGSPVPTPLRSPAQEEPTDFLSRLRRCLPCSLGQGAAPPESPRPCSLPIRPCYGSEPGGHPGRLTRGLELTIGLSSFSEAATR from the exons ATGGCAGGCTCTGAAGAGCTGGGGCTCCGGGAAGACACGCTGAGGGTCCTAGCTGCCTTCCTTAGGCGTGGTGAGGCTGCCGGGTCTCCTGTTCCAACTCCACTCAG AAGCCCTGCCCAAGAAGAGCCAACAGACTTCCTGAGCCGCCTTCGAAGATGTCTTCCCTGCTCCCTGGGGCAAGGAGCAGCACCCCCGGAGTCCCCTCGGCCTTGCTCTCTGCCCATCCGCCCCTGCTATGGTTCAGAGCCTG GAGGGCATCCTGGCCGCCTCACCCGTGGACTTGAACTTACCATTGGACTGAGCTCTTTCTCAGAAGCTGCTACAAGATGA
- the PRMT1 gene encoding protein arginine N-methyltransferase 1 isoform X3: protein MAAAEAANCIMEVSAWSAAVGGGRLWVDVSRLCGGKRALSWRHGVGGPPPHTGAPHAPHPGISFENFVATLANGMSLQPPLEEVSCGQAESSEKPNAEDMTSKDYYFDSYAHFGIHEEMLKDEVRTLTYRNSMFHNRHLFKDKVVLDVGSGTGILCMFAAKAGARKVIGIECSSISDYAVKIVKANKLDHVVTIIKGKVEEVELPVEKVDIIISEWMGYCLFYESMLNTVLYARDKWLAPDGLIFPDRATLYVTAIEDRQYKDYKIHWWENVYGFDMSCIKDVAIKEPLVDVVDPKQLVTNACLIKEVDIYTVKVEDLTFTSPFCLQVKRNDYVHALVAYFNIEFTRCHKRTGFSTSPESPYTHWKQTVFYMEDYLTVKTGEEIFGTIGMRPNAKNNRDLDFTIDLDFKGQLCELSCSTDYRMR, encoded by the exons ATGGCGGCAGCCGAGGCCGCGAACTGCATCATGGAGGTGAGCGCTTGGAGCGCCGCCGTGGGCGGGGGTCGGCTTTGGGTCGATGTTTCACGCCTCTGTGGTGGGAAAAGGGCTCTAAGTTGGCGACATGGGGTTGGAGGTCCCCCGCCGCACACGGGGGCGCCGCACGCTCCACATCCGGGGATATCGTTTGAG AATTTTGTAGCCACCTTGGCTAATGGGATGAGCCTCCAGCCGCCTCTTGAAGAA GTGTCCTGTGGCCAGGCGGAAAGCAGCGAGAAGCCCAATGCTGAGGACATGACATCCAAAGATTACTACTTTGACTCCTACGCCCACTTTGGCATCCACGAG GAGATGTTGAAGGACGAGGTGCGTACCCTCACGTACCGCAACTCCATGTTTCACAACCGGCACCTCTTCAAGGACAAGGTGGTGCTGGACGTCGGCTCGGGCACCGGCATCCTCTGCATGTTCGCCGCCAAGGCCGGGGCCCGCAAGGTCATTGGG ATCGAGTGTTCCAGTATCTCTGATTATGCGGTGAAGATCGTCAAAGCCAACAAGTTAGACCACG TGGTGACCATCATCAAGGGGAAGGTGGAGGAGGTAGAGCTCCCGGTGGAGAAGGTGGACATCATCATCAGCGAGTGGATGGGCTACTGCCTCTTCTACGAGTCCATGCTCAACACCGTGCTCTACGCCCGGGACAAGTGGCTG GCGCCCGATGGCCTCATCTTCCCAGACCGGGCCACGCTGTATGTGACGGCCATCGAGGACCGGCAGTACAAAGACTACAAGATCCACT gGTGGGAGAACGTGTATGGCTTCGACATGTCTTGCATCAAAGATGTGGCCATCAAGGAGCCCCTAGTGGATGTGGTGGACCCCAAACAGCTGGTCACCAATGCCTGCCTCATAAAG GAGGTGGACATCTACACCGTCAAGGTGGAAGACCTGACGTTCACCTCCCCGTTCTGCCTGCAAGTGAAGCGGAATGACTACGTGCACGCCCTGGTGGCCTACTTCAACATCGAGTTCACGCGCTGCCACAAGAGGACGGGCTTCTCCACCA GCCCTGAGTCCCCGTACACGCACTGGAAGCAGACAGTGTTCTACATGGAGGACTACCTGACCGTGAAGACGGGCGAGGAGATCTTCGGCACCATCGGCATGCGGCCCAATGCCAAGAACAAC CGGGACCTGGACTTCACCATCGACCTGGACTTCAAGGGCCAGCTGTGCGAGCTGTCCTGCTCCACTGACTACCGGATGCGCTGA
- the PRMT1 gene encoding protein arginine N-methyltransferase 1 isoform X1 has protein sequence MAAAEAANCIMENFVATLANGMSLQPPLEEVSCGQAESSEKPNAEDMTSKDYYFDSYAHFGIHEEMLKDEVRTLTYRNSMFHNRHLFKDKVVLDVGSGTGILCMFAAKAGARKVIGIECSSISDYAVKIVKANKLDHVVTIIKGKVEEVELPVEKVDIIISEWMGYCLFYESMLNTVLYARDKWLAPDGLIFPDRATLYVTAIEDRQYKDYKIHWWENVYGFDMSCIKDVAIKEPLVDVVDPKQLVTNACLIKEVDIYTVKVEDLTFTSPFCLQVKRNDYVHALVAYFNIEFTRCHKRTGFSTSPESPYTHWKQTVFYMEDYLTVKTGEEIFGTIGMRPNAKNNRDLDFTIDLDFKGQLCELSCSTDYRMR, from the exons ATGGCGGCAGCCGAGGCCGCGAACTGCATCATGGAG AATTTTGTAGCCACCTTGGCTAATGGGATGAGCCTCCAGCCGCCTCTTGAAGAA GTGTCCTGTGGCCAGGCGGAAAGCAGCGAGAAGCCCAATGCTGAGGACATGACATCCAAAGATTACTACTTTGACTCCTACGCCCACTTTGGCATCCACGAG GAGATGTTGAAGGACGAGGTGCGTACCCTCACGTACCGCAACTCCATGTTTCACAACCGGCACCTCTTCAAGGACAAGGTGGTGCTGGACGTCGGCTCGGGCACCGGCATCCTCTGCATGTTCGCCGCCAAGGCCGGGGCCCGCAAGGTCATTGGG ATCGAGTGTTCCAGTATCTCTGATTATGCGGTGAAGATCGTCAAAGCCAACAAGTTAGACCACG TGGTGACCATCATCAAGGGGAAGGTGGAGGAGGTAGAGCTCCCGGTGGAGAAGGTGGACATCATCATCAGCGAGTGGATGGGCTACTGCCTCTTCTACGAGTCCATGCTCAACACCGTGCTCTACGCCCGGGACAAGTGGCTG GCGCCCGATGGCCTCATCTTCCCAGACCGGGCCACGCTGTATGTGACGGCCATCGAGGACCGGCAGTACAAAGACTACAAGATCCACT gGTGGGAGAACGTGTATGGCTTCGACATGTCTTGCATCAAAGATGTGGCCATCAAGGAGCCCCTAGTGGATGTGGTGGACCCCAAACAGCTGGTCACCAATGCCTGCCTCATAAAG GAGGTGGACATCTACACCGTCAAGGTGGAAGACCTGACGTTCACCTCCCCGTTCTGCCTGCAAGTGAAGCGGAATGACTACGTGCACGCCCTGGTGGCCTACTTCAACATCGAGTTCACGCGCTGCCACAAGAGGACGGGCTTCTCCACCA GCCCTGAGTCCCCGTACACGCACTGGAAGCAGACAGTGTTCTACATGGAGGACTACCTGACCGTGAAGACGGGCGAGGAGATCTTCGGCACCATCGGCATGCGGCCCAATGCCAAGAACAAC CGGGACCTGGACTTCACCATCGACCTGGACTTCAAGGGCCAGCTGTGCGAGCTGTCCTGCTCCACTGACTACCGGATGCGCTGA
- the PRMT1 gene encoding protein arginine N-methyltransferase 1 isoform X2, producing the protein MAAAEAANCIMEVSCGQAESSEKPNAEDMTSKDYYFDSYAHFGIHEEMLKDEVRTLTYRNSMFHNRHLFKDKVVLDVGSGTGILCMFAAKAGARKVIGIECSSISDYAVKIVKANKLDHVVTIIKGKVEEVELPVEKVDIIISEWMGYCLFYESMLNTVLYARDKWLAPDGLIFPDRATLYVTAIEDRQYKDYKIHWWENVYGFDMSCIKDVAIKEPLVDVVDPKQLVTNACLIKEVDIYTVKVEDLTFTSPFCLQVKRNDYVHALVAYFNIEFTRCHKRTGFSTSPESPYTHWKQTVFYMEDYLTVKTGEEIFGTIGMRPNAKNNRDLDFTIDLDFKGQLCELSCSTDYRMR; encoded by the exons ATGGCGGCAGCCGAGGCCGCGAACTGCATCATGGAG GTGTCCTGTGGCCAGGCGGAAAGCAGCGAGAAGCCCAATGCTGAGGACATGACATCCAAAGATTACTACTTTGACTCCTACGCCCACTTTGGCATCCACGAG GAGATGTTGAAGGACGAGGTGCGTACCCTCACGTACCGCAACTCCATGTTTCACAACCGGCACCTCTTCAAGGACAAGGTGGTGCTGGACGTCGGCTCGGGCACCGGCATCCTCTGCATGTTCGCCGCCAAGGCCGGGGCCCGCAAGGTCATTGGG ATCGAGTGTTCCAGTATCTCTGATTATGCGGTGAAGATCGTCAAAGCCAACAAGTTAGACCACG TGGTGACCATCATCAAGGGGAAGGTGGAGGAGGTAGAGCTCCCGGTGGAGAAGGTGGACATCATCATCAGCGAGTGGATGGGCTACTGCCTCTTCTACGAGTCCATGCTCAACACCGTGCTCTACGCCCGGGACAAGTGGCTG GCGCCCGATGGCCTCATCTTCCCAGACCGGGCCACGCTGTATGTGACGGCCATCGAGGACCGGCAGTACAAAGACTACAAGATCCACT gGTGGGAGAACGTGTATGGCTTCGACATGTCTTGCATCAAAGATGTGGCCATCAAGGAGCCCCTAGTGGATGTGGTGGACCCCAAACAGCTGGTCACCAATGCCTGCCTCATAAAG GAGGTGGACATCTACACCGTCAAGGTGGAAGACCTGACGTTCACCTCCCCGTTCTGCCTGCAAGTGAAGCGGAATGACTACGTGCACGCCCTGGTGGCCTACTTCAACATCGAGTTCACGCGCTGCCACAAGAGGACGGGCTTCTCCACCA GCCCTGAGTCCCCGTACACGCACTGGAAGCAGACAGTGTTCTACATGGAGGACTACCTGACCGTGAAGACGGGCGAGGAGATCTTCGGCACCATCGGCATGCGGCCCAATGCCAAGAACAAC CGGGACCTGGACTTCACCATCGACCTGGACTTCAAGGGCCAGCTGTGCGAGCTGTCCTGCTCCACTGACTACCGGATGCGCTGA
- the PRMT1 gene encoding protein arginine N-methyltransferase 1 isoform X4 has product MVGMAEVSCGQAESSEKPNAEDMTSKDYYFDSYAHFGIHEEMLKDEVRTLTYRNSMFHNRHLFKDKVVLDVGSGTGILCMFAAKAGARKVIGIECSSISDYAVKIVKANKLDHVVTIIKGKVEEVELPVEKVDIIISEWMGYCLFYESMLNTVLYARDKWLAPDGLIFPDRATLYVTAIEDRQYKDYKIHWWENVYGFDMSCIKDVAIKEPLVDVVDPKQLVTNACLIKEVDIYTVKVEDLTFTSPFCLQVKRNDYVHALVAYFNIEFTRCHKRTGFSTSPESPYTHWKQTVFYMEDYLTVKTGEEIFGTIGMRPNAKNNRDLDFTIDLDFKGQLCELSCSTDYRMR; this is encoded by the exons ATGGTAGGCATGGCTGAG GTGTCCTGTGGCCAGGCGGAAAGCAGCGAGAAGCCCAATGCTGAGGACATGACATCCAAAGATTACTACTTTGACTCCTACGCCCACTTTGGCATCCACGAG GAGATGTTGAAGGACGAGGTGCGTACCCTCACGTACCGCAACTCCATGTTTCACAACCGGCACCTCTTCAAGGACAAGGTGGTGCTGGACGTCGGCTCGGGCACCGGCATCCTCTGCATGTTCGCCGCCAAGGCCGGGGCCCGCAAGGTCATTGGG ATCGAGTGTTCCAGTATCTCTGATTATGCGGTGAAGATCGTCAAAGCCAACAAGTTAGACCACG TGGTGACCATCATCAAGGGGAAGGTGGAGGAGGTAGAGCTCCCGGTGGAGAAGGTGGACATCATCATCAGCGAGTGGATGGGCTACTGCCTCTTCTACGAGTCCATGCTCAACACCGTGCTCTACGCCCGGGACAAGTGGCTG GCGCCCGATGGCCTCATCTTCCCAGACCGGGCCACGCTGTATGTGACGGCCATCGAGGACCGGCAGTACAAAGACTACAAGATCCACT gGTGGGAGAACGTGTATGGCTTCGACATGTCTTGCATCAAAGATGTGGCCATCAAGGAGCCCCTAGTGGATGTGGTGGACCCCAAACAGCTGGTCACCAATGCCTGCCTCATAAAG GAGGTGGACATCTACACCGTCAAGGTGGAAGACCTGACGTTCACCTCCCCGTTCTGCCTGCAAGTGAAGCGGAATGACTACGTGCACGCCCTGGTGGCCTACTTCAACATCGAGTTCACGCGCTGCCACAAGAGGACGGGCTTCTCCACCA GCCCTGAGTCCCCGTACACGCACTGGAAGCAGACAGTGTTCTACATGGAGGACTACCTGACCGTGAAGACGGGCGAGGAGATCTTCGGCACCATCGGCATGCGGCCCAATGCCAAGAACAAC CGGGACCTGGACTTCACCATCGACCTGGACTTCAAGGGCCAGCTGTGCGAGCTGTCCTGCTCCACTGACTACCGGATGCGCTGA
- the PRMT1 gene encoding protein arginine N-methyltransferase 1 isoform X5, with product MVSCGQAESSEKPNAEDMTSKDYYFDSYAHFGIHEEMLKDEVRTLTYRNSMFHNRHLFKDKVVLDVGSGTGILCMFAAKAGARKVIGIECSSISDYAVKIVKANKLDHVVTIIKGKVEEVELPVEKVDIIISEWMGYCLFYESMLNTVLYARDKWLAPDGLIFPDRATLYVTAIEDRQYKDYKIHWWENVYGFDMSCIKDVAIKEPLVDVVDPKQLVTNACLIKEVDIYTVKVEDLTFTSPFCLQVKRNDYVHALVAYFNIEFTRCHKRTGFSTSPESPYTHWKQTVFYMEDYLTVKTGEEIFGTIGMRPNAKNNRDLDFTIDLDFKGQLCELSCSTDYRMR from the exons ATG GTGTCCTGTGGCCAGGCGGAAAGCAGCGAGAAGCCCAATGCTGAGGACATGACATCCAAAGATTACTACTTTGACTCCTACGCCCACTTTGGCATCCACGAG GAGATGTTGAAGGACGAGGTGCGTACCCTCACGTACCGCAACTCCATGTTTCACAACCGGCACCTCTTCAAGGACAAGGTGGTGCTGGACGTCGGCTCGGGCACCGGCATCCTCTGCATGTTCGCCGCCAAGGCCGGGGCCCGCAAGGTCATTGGG ATCGAGTGTTCCAGTATCTCTGATTATGCGGTGAAGATCGTCAAAGCCAACAAGTTAGACCACG TGGTGACCATCATCAAGGGGAAGGTGGAGGAGGTAGAGCTCCCGGTGGAGAAGGTGGACATCATCATCAGCGAGTGGATGGGCTACTGCCTCTTCTACGAGTCCATGCTCAACACCGTGCTCTACGCCCGGGACAAGTGGCTG GCGCCCGATGGCCTCATCTTCCCAGACCGGGCCACGCTGTATGTGACGGCCATCGAGGACCGGCAGTACAAAGACTACAAGATCCACT gGTGGGAGAACGTGTATGGCTTCGACATGTCTTGCATCAAAGATGTGGCCATCAAGGAGCCCCTAGTGGATGTGGTGGACCCCAAACAGCTGGTCACCAATGCCTGCCTCATAAAG GAGGTGGACATCTACACCGTCAAGGTGGAAGACCTGACGTTCACCTCCCCGTTCTGCCTGCAAGTGAAGCGGAATGACTACGTGCACGCCCTGGTGGCCTACTTCAACATCGAGTTCACGCGCTGCCACAAGAGGACGGGCTTCTCCACCA GCCCTGAGTCCCCGTACACGCACTGGAAGCAGACAGTGTTCTACATGGAGGACTACCTGACCGTGAAGACGGGCGAGGAGATCTTCGGCACCATCGGCATGCGGCCCAATGCCAAGAACAAC CGGGACCTGGACTTCACCATCGACCTGGACTTCAAGGGCCAGCTGTGCGAGCTGTCCTGCTCCACTGACTACCGGATGCGCTGA